From Sphingomonas hengshuiensis, one genomic window encodes:
- a CDS encoding TonB-dependent receptor domain-containing protein: protein MKAFEMSHHARVARLVRGALLTGASMAAMFAASAAQAQDSEAATDATTAETQADETTDSIVVTGSRIKSPTLTSPSPLQAVTAQDIERTGRVDIQEVLQTNPAFGLPGQSRNTSNYGAVSAGLSTVNLRNLGANRTLVLIDGRRVVAGVPGSAQVDLSMIPASFIERVDVLTGGASAVYGSDAVAGVVNFIYRKNFEGVQVNAQSGISEYGDDEQYSLNLTTGTNFADGRGNVIAYAGWSKQGAVASVDRSRSVSDQTSVGALQRSNNRTDANLTAAQNLFKAQRNLSSVVPASTFNAGTGNYIVDSTGTVRPFVGATDGFDRTPFDNISVPIERRNFAARANYAVSEAFGIFAEGSYANTTSKGLLEPSPLVPTGSLGLFRQGNGRFNIEQRVTNPANAAQSQIVRNPLVPTALYNVATDTNGDGFRDVAVSRRLSEFGQRFAIFDRTTLRMVVGAEGKLGSSWNWDVAYNWGKTTADSQLTGLINQDRAVQALDVIQDVYDVNANGNTAEAVCASAEARAQGCVPWNVYGAGKASAASIAWLQVASTRNAVQTLEVASANLSGSLFDLPAGAVQVALGAEHRREASSEVFDPLSIAARNAYVQQTNTSGSFTVKELYGELVVPLIHNTPFFDNLTLRGAARMSDYSTVGTFYAYNAGIEWSPVPDIRFRGVYAHAVRAPNIGELFAAPAISISSVNDPCAGVTATSTGTTSTTCRADPGVAANIAANGVFTLSQSDLQGVGGLNVSNPDIQQESARTWTLGAVINPVSIYALRNLTLTVDYYNIKLDDAIARTSRDFILQQCYLNNDPDFCALVSRRTVGSGPYSAGSIQLVNSQLINSGGASAEGIDTTLSYRLPVAGGTASFAASWSHLLRQGSTPLQGAAFDRSDGEINTPKDRASASIGYDTERFGITFNGQYIGASYLDDQYRARFLLADGSLPDRKYFRVDSAFYADMQLRFNVAKAFEFFAGVNNLLNTQPPPVITGLTGSVTGTETAAGTYDPIGRRYYSGVRLKF, encoded by the coding sequence ATGAAGGCATTCGAAATGTCGCACCACGCCCGGGTCGCCCGGCTGGTGCGCGGCGCGCTGCTCACCGGCGCGAGCATGGCCGCAATGTTCGCCGCCTCCGCCGCGCAGGCGCAGGACAGCGAAGCTGCAACCGACGCCACCACAGCGGAGACCCAGGCCGACGAGACCACCGATTCGATCGTCGTCACCGGCAGCCGCATCAAGAGCCCGACGCTCACCTCGCCGTCGCCGCTCCAGGCCGTGACCGCGCAGGATATCGAGCGCACCGGTCGCGTCGACATCCAGGAAGTGCTCCAGACCAACCCCGCCTTCGGCCTCCCCGGCCAGTCGCGCAACACGTCGAACTATGGCGCGGTCAGCGCCGGGCTGTCGACGGTGAACCTGCGCAATCTCGGCGCCAATCGCACGCTGGTGCTGATCGACGGGCGCCGCGTCGTCGCGGGCGTGCCGGGATCGGCACAGGTCGATCTGTCGATGATCCCCGCCTCGTTCATCGAACGCGTCGACGTCCTCACCGGCGGCGCCTCCGCAGTCTATGGCTCGGACGCGGTCGCCGGGGTGGTCAATTTCATCTACCGCAAGAATTTCGAAGGCGTCCAGGTCAACGCCCAGAGCGGCATTTCCGAATATGGCGATGACGAGCAATATTCGCTCAACCTCACCACCGGCACCAATTTCGCCGATGGCCGCGGCAATGTGATCGCCTATGCCGGCTGGTCGAAACAGGGCGCAGTCGCCTCGGTCGATCGTTCGCGCAGCGTCAGCGACCAGACCAGTGTCGGCGCGCTCCAGCGCAGCAACAACCGCACCGATGCGAACCTCACCGCCGCACAGAACCTGTTCAAGGCGCAGCGCAATCTGTCGTCGGTCGTCCCGGCCAGCACGTTCAACGCGGGCACCGGCAATTACATCGTCGACAGCACCGGCACCGTCCGCCCCTTTGTCGGCGCGACCGACGGGTTCGATCGGACGCCGTTCGACAATATCTCGGTGCCGATCGAGCGCCGCAACTTCGCCGCCCGCGCCAATTACGCGGTCAGCGAGGCCTTCGGCATCTTCGCCGAGGGCAGCTACGCCAACACCACGTCGAAGGGGCTGCTCGAACCCTCGCCGCTGGTGCCCACCGGCTCGCTCGGGCTCTTCCGCCAGGGCAATGGCCGCTTCAATATCGAACAGCGCGTCACCAATCCGGCCAATGCCGCGCAGTCTCAGATCGTGCGCAACCCGCTGGTCCCGACCGCGCTCTACAATGTCGCGACCGACACCAATGGCGACGGCTTCCGCGACGTCGCGGTGTCGCGCCGGCTGAGCGAGTTCGGCCAGCGCTTCGCGATCTTCGACCGCACCACGCTGCGGATGGTCGTCGGCGCCGAGGGCAAGCTCGGCAGCAGCTGGAACTGGGACGTCGCCTATAATTGGGGCAAGACCACTGCCGACAGCCAGCTCACCGGGCTGATCAACCAGGATCGCGCGGTCCAGGCGCTCGACGTGATCCAGGACGTCTACGACGTCAACGCCAACGGCAACACCGCCGAGGCAGTCTGCGCCAGCGCCGAGGCGCGCGCGCAGGGCTGTGTGCCGTGGAACGTCTATGGCGCGGGCAAGGCGTCCGCCGCCTCGATCGCCTGGCTCCAGGTCGCATCGACGCGCAACGCGGTGCAGACGCTCGAAGTCGCCTCGGCCAATCTGTCGGGCTCGCTGTTCGATCTGCCCGCGGGTGCGGTCCAGGTCGCGCTGGGTGCCGAGCATCGCCGCGAGGCCAGCAGCGAGGTGTTCGATCCGCTGTCGATCGCCGCGCGCAACGCCTATGTCCAGCAGACCAACACCTCGGGGAGTTTCACCGTCAAGGAGCTGTACGGCGAACTCGTCGTGCCGCTGATCCACAACACGCCCTTCTTCGACAATCTCACGCTGCGCGGTGCGGCGCGCATGTCGGACTATTCGACCGTGGGCACCTTCTATGCCTATAATGCGGGCATCGAATGGTCGCCGGTCCCCGACATCCGCTTCCGCGGCGTCTATGCCCATGCCGTCCGCGCGCCCAATATCGGCGAGTTGTTCGCGGCCCCGGCGATCAGCATCTCGTCGGTCAACGATCCCTGCGCCGGAGTGACCGCGACGAGCACGGGGACGACGAGCACCACCTGCCGCGCCGATCCGGGCGTCGCTGCGAACATCGCCGCGAACGGCGTGTTCACGCTCAGCCAGTCCGATTTGCAGGGCGTCGGCGGGCTCAATGTCAGCAATCCGGATATCCAGCAGGAATCGGCGCGGACCTGGACGCTGGGCGCGGTGATCAACCCGGTGTCGATCTATGCGCTGCGCAACCTCACGCTTACGGTCGACTATTACAACATCAAGCTCGACGACGCGATCGCCCGCACCAGCCGCGATTTCATTCTCCAGCAATGCTATCTCAACAATGATCCGGACTTCTGCGCGCTGGTGTCGCGGCGCACGGTGGGGTCGGGGCCGTACAGCGCGGGTTCGATCCAGCTGGTCAATTCGCAGCTGATCAACAGCGGCGGCGCATCGGCGGAGGGGATCGACACCACGCTGTCCTATCGCCTGCCGGTCGCCGGCGGCACGGCCAGCTTCGCGGCAAGCTGGAGCCATCTGCTCCGCCAGGGCAGCACCCCGCTGCAGGGCGCGGCATTCGATCGCTCCGACGGCGAGATCAACACGCCCAAGGATCGCGCCAGCGCATCGATCGGATACGACACCGAACGCTTCGGAATCACGTTCAACGGGCAGTATATCGGCGCATCCTATCTCGACGACCAATATCGCGCGCGCTTCCTGCTCGCGGACGGGTCGCTCCCCGATCGGAAATATTTCCGCGTCGATTCCGCGTTCTATGCCGACATGCAGCTCCGCTTCAACGTCGCCAAGGCCTTCGAATTCTTCGCCGGCGTCAACAACCTCCTGAATACCCAGCCGCCCCCCGTCATCACCGGCCTGACCGGCAGCGTGACCGGCACCGAGACCGCGGCGGGCACCTATGACCCGATCGGGCGCCGCTATTATTCGGGGGTTCGCCTGAAATTCTAA
- a CDS encoding aspartate/glutamate racemase family protein yields the protein MATLGLIHNSPVLAPIFTEIAARIMPDVRILHFVDESTIKNTIAAGRLEKATMRQVIRLVGSTFDAGCDVALVTCSSIGAAVDMAAQLYDQPVLRVDRAMAEKAVATGRRIGVVATLSTTLTPTAELVRRVAAEQGKDIEIVEHLCEGAFAAVMAGDGATHDRIVGAGLTEGMRGVDAIVLAQASMARVVASLPPGAVTAPVFASPELGMQHAADVLAGLAK from the coding sequence GTGGCCACGCTGGGACTGATCCACAATTCGCCGGTGCTCGCGCCGATCTTCACCGAAATCGCCGCGCGGATCATGCCCGATGTTCGCATCCTGCATTTCGTCGACGAGAGCACGATCAAGAACACGATCGCCGCCGGGCGGTTGGAAAAGGCGACGATGCGCCAGGTGATCCGGCTGGTCGGGTCGACCTTCGACGCCGGGTGCGACGTGGCGCTGGTCACCTGCTCGTCGATCGGCGCGGCGGTCGACATGGCGGCGCAGCTCTATGACCAGCCGGTGCTGCGGGTGGATCGCGCCATGGCCGAGAAGGCGGTGGCGACCGGGCGCCGGATCGGGGTGGTCGCGACGCTGTCGACTACGCTTACCCCCACCGCCGAGCTGGTCCGCCGCGTCGCCGCCGAGCAGGGCAAGGACATCGAGATCGTCGAGCATCTGTGCGAAGGCGCGTTCGCCGCAGTGATGGCGGGCGACGGCGCGACGCATGACCGGATCGTCGGCGCGGGGCTTACCGAGGGGATGCGCGGCGTCGACGCGATCGTGCTGGCCCAGGCATCGATGGCGCGGGTGGTGGCATCGCTTCCCCCCGGCGCGGTGACGGCGCCGGTCTTCGCCAGCCCCGAACTCGGCATGCAGCACGCCGCCGACGTGCTGGCCGGCCTCGCCAAGTGA
- a CDS encoding alpha-L-rhamnosidase, which translates to MTLRIVDLRAEHVAALFGTEVPQPRLSWRIESEDRGCAQAAYRIRAALDPDALDGGTLLWDSGMVESAASLDIRYGGPPLAATERLWWSVEIRTADGATARSAPAWIEAGLLSPEDWHAEWIEAEDSAAAADRAAGVAWVWSATALDARPHGFRLDFDAPEDFDRAEILLAGKDHLRGVWVNGEASPLDWHFGWDSDLPFWGTLAPYAGTVRAGRNSVCALVEADVAGFFPVDGGAFAALIRLHRVDGSVERIVSGPAWRVMPDPPEAWTAPGFDAGAWQRPVASGANVDNDPRPPEPAMLLRTRFTPRGTVTAARLYATALGGYDARINGAAVSAALLAPEVTVARDHILYQVQDVTALIAPGENVLGAIVADGWYASAFGWRIERYGFGPAPRRFLAQLRLDYAEGGSEWIVTGPEWRIAPSEILGAEIYDGETIDARRAQPGWDAPGFDDSGWAAVTMGAAPDTRLVAQTSPAIERMGTRRAVSVSAPAPGRYVFDFGQNFSGWVRMRVRGAAGTAITLRHAELLNPDGTADLANLRLARATDRFVLAGTGEEVFEPRFTYHGFRYVEVAGYPGVPTADDIEGVIVHSACRETGSMAFPDAPLLQRIWENALWSQRSNFFAVPTDCPQRDERMGWSGDIQVFLDAAAFNMDVDSFLRRFLLEMRAAQRPDGGYPIVVPQPLSFPDVVTAGWSEAGIILPWQLWQRYGDTAVIDENWAAMERWMAHVAAGNPDHVWRNDRGLDLGDWLSVDAIKPDDETTPRMLCATAYWAWTAALMAEMAEATGRDDAARRYRALRGAIGAAFAATFVAPDGVCGNGSQTSQVLSLFMGLVPDEQRAAAAQVLADEIRGRGMRLSTGFLGTPYLLDVLADAGQWETVSGLLLQTGYPSWGYMPEQGATTMWERWNGDTGDLSMNSYNHYAFGAVVGFFYRRLAGIAPAAPGFRRIAVRPVWLPEVGRVSARFESPMGTIVTATEGDAQGLTRLMLTVPANTLAIVELPARDWREGGTPIALHPEIRDLVSADGCLRFEVGSGSYAFSI; encoded by the coding sequence ATGACGCTGCGTATCGTCGACCTGCGCGCGGAGCATGTCGCGGCGCTGTTCGGCACCGAAGTGCCGCAGCCGCGGCTGTCGTGGCGGATCGAGAGCGAGGATCGCGGATGCGCGCAGGCGGCGTACCGCATCCGCGCCGCACTCGATCCCGACGCGCTGGACGGTGGCACGCTGCTTTGGGACAGCGGCATGGTCGAGAGCGCGGCGAGCCTCGACATACGGTACGGCGGACCCCCGCTGGCGGCGACGGAGCGGCTCTGGTGGTCGGTCGAGATACGCACTGCTGACGGCGCGACGGCGCGGTCGGCGCCCGCATGGATCGAGGCGGGGTTGCTCTCCCCCGAAGACTGGCATGCGGAATGGATCGAGGCGGAGGATTCCGCTGCCGCCGCAGATCGCGCGGCCGGGGTGGCATGGGTGTGGAGCGCGACGGCACTCGACGCGCGACCGCACGGCTTCCGGCTCGATTTCGACGCGCCGGAGGATTTCGACCGCGCCGAGATATTGCTCGCGGGCAAGGACCATTTGCGCGGGGTTTGGGTGAACGGCGAGGCATCGCCGCTCGACTGGCATTTCGGCTGGGACAGCGACTTGCCGTTCTGGGGCACGCTGGCGCCCTATGCAGGGACGGTGCGGGCCGGGCGCAACAGCGTGTGCGCGCTGGTCGAAGCGGATGTCGCGGGCTTCTTCCCGGTCGATGGCGGCGCGTTCGCGGCGCTGATCCGGCTTCACCGGGTCGACGGATCGGTGGAGCGGATCGTCAGCGGGCCGGCGTGGCGAGTCATGCCCGATCCGCCGGAAGCGTGGACCGCGCCGGGGTTCGACGCCGGGGCGTGGCAGAGGCCGGTCGCGAGCGGTGCCAATGTCGATAACGACCCGCGCCCGCCCGAACCGGCGATGCTGCTGCGCACGCGCTTCACGCCGCGCGGCACGGTGACGGCGGCGCGGCTCTATGCCACTGCGCTGGGCGGCTATGACGCGCGGATCAACGGCGCGGCGGTATCGGCGGCGCTGCTTGCGCCCGAGGTGACCGTCGCGCGCGACCATATATTGTACCAGGTCCAGGACGTGACGGCGCTGATCGCGCCGGGCGAGAATGTGCTGGGGGCGATCGTCGCCGATGGCTGGTATGCGAGCGCGTTCGGGTGGCGGATCGAGCGCTATGGCTTCGGCCCGGCGCCGCGCCGGTTCCTGGCGCAGCTGCGGCTCGATTATGCCGAGGGCGGCAGCGAGTGGATCGTGACGGGGCCCGAGTGGCGGATCGCGCCGTCCGAAATCCTGGGCGCCGAGATCTATGACGGCGAAACCATCGATGCCCGCCGCGCGCAGCCGGGATGGGACGCGCCGGGGTTCGACGATTCGGGCTGGGCGGCGGTGACGATGGGGGCGGCGCCCGACACGCGGCTGGTGGCGCAGACTTCGCCGGCGATCGAGCGCATGGGCACGCGGCGTGCGGTGTCGGTCAGCGCGCCGGCGCCGGGGCGGTACGTTTTCGACTTTGGGCAGAATTTCTCCGGATGGGTGCGCATGCGGGTGCGCGGCGCCGCGGGGACCGCGATCACGTTGCGCCATGCCGAGTTGCTGAACCCCGACGGCACCGCCGACCTGGCGAATTTGCGGCTGGCGCGCGCGACCGACCGTTTCGTGCTGGCGGGCACGGGCGAAGAAGTGTTCGAGCCGCGCTTCACCTATCACGGCTTCCGCTATGTCGAAGTCGCGGGCTATCCGGGCGTGCCGACCGCGGACGATATAGAGGGCGTGATCGTCCATAGCGCGTGCCGTGAGACCGGCAGCATGGCCTTTCCCGACGCGCCGCTGCTCCAGCGCATCTGGGAAAATGCGCTGTGGAGCCAGCGATCGAACTTCTTTGCAGTGCCGACCGATTGCCCGCAGCGCGACGAGCGCATGGGATGGTCCGGGGATATCCAGGTGTTCCTCGACGCGGCGGCGTTCAACATGGACGTCGACTCGTTCCTGCGCCGGTTCCTGCTGGAGATGCGCGCGGCGCAGCGGCCCGATGGCGGCTATCCGATCGTCGTGCCGCAGCCGCTGTCGTTCCCCGATGTCGTGACTGCCGGGTGGAGCGAGGCGGGGATCATCCTGCCGTGGCAGCTATGGCAGCGCTATGGCGATACCGCGGTGATCGACGAGAATTGGGCGGCGATGGAGCGATGGATGGCGCATGTCGCGGCGGGCAATCCCGACCATGTCTGGCGCAACGATCGCGGGCTCGACCTGGGCGACTGGCTGTCGGTCGACGCGATCAAGCCCGATGACGAGACGACGCCGCGCATGCTGTGCGCCACCGCCTATTGGGCCTGGACTGCCGCGCTGATGGCGGAGATGGCCGAGGCGACGGGGCGCGACGACGCAGCCCGGCGCTACCGCGCGCTGCGCGGGGCGATCGGCGCGGCGTTCGCCGCCACGTTCGTCGCGCCCGACGGCGTGTGCGGCAATGGCAGCCAGACCAGCCAGGTGCTGTCGCTGTTCATGGGGCTGGTCCCCGACGAGCAGCGCGCCGCCGCCGCGCAGGTGCTGGCCGACGAGATACGCGGGCGCGGGATGCGGCTGTCGACCGGGTTTCTGGGGACGCCCTATCTGCTCGACGTGCTCGCCGATGCGGGGCAGTGGGAGACGGTGAGCGGGCTGCTCCTCCAGACCGGCTATCCGAGCTGGGGCTATATGCCCGAACAGGGCGCGACGACGATGTGGGAGCGCTGGAACGGCGATACCGGCGACCTGTCGATGAACAGCTATAACCATTATGCGTTCGGCGCGGTCGTGGGGTTCTTCTATCGGCGGCTCGCGGGGATCGCTCCGGCGGCGCCGGGCTTTCGCCGAATCGCGGTGCGCCCGGTCTGGCTGCCGGAAGTGGGGCGCGTCTCGGCGCGGTTCGAATCGCCGATGGGGACGATTGTCACTGCGACCGAGGGCGATGCGCAGGGGCTGACGCGGCTGATGCTCACCGTCCCCGCCAACACGCTCGCGATCGTCGAGCTGCCCGCGCGCGACTGGCGCGAGGGCGGCACCCCAATCGCGCTGCACCCCGAAATTCGCGACCTTGTTTCCGCCGATGGCTGCCTCCGGTTCGAAGTCGGGTCGGGCAGCTATGCATTTTCGATCTGA
- a CDS encoding MFS transporter gives MKKRHGVLALLGVLSVITFVDRMAIAVTGPTIQKDLGITPDQWGWVLSAYVIAYAVFEVPSGALGDRFGYRKELTRITVWWSVFTALTAVCRNFWQLTAARFLFGLGAAGAYPNMSGVLYRWLPARERARGQGVIWAASRFGGALAPLVLVPMNRQLGWQAVFVILGVVGMLWALVWWRCYHDRPADHPGITAAEVAEIGSDAGGGHAGTPWKKLLSLPQLWLIALAYCFYAFGSWFFFGWFPTWLVKGAGFSEGEMGLYGSIPFLLGIVSNLAGGVLCDRLAQRIGIRNAYRLITSVCLVGTAALLFAMSLATGKVAIIVLAGAAFAVMDLMLPAAWAMCMSIGGRYGGTASGVMNTAGNLGGFVCTVVIGYVIAGTGNYNVPVQGVAVMVLIAAGLFALIDCTKGFDHKAAPEVAG, from the coding sequence GTGAAGAAGCGCCACGGCGTCCTCGCGTTGCTGGGCGTGCTGTCGGTCATTACCTTTGTCGATCGCATGGCGATCGCGGTGACCGGGCCGACGATCCAGAAGGACCTGGGCATCACACCCGACCAATGGGGATGGGTGCTGAGCGCCTATGTGATCGCCTATGCGGTGTTCGAAGTGCCGTCCGGCGCGCTGGGCGATCGCTTCGGCTATCGCAAGGAGCTGACGCGGATCACGGTGTGGTGGTCGGTGTTCACCGCGCTGACTGCGGTGTGCCGCAATTTCTGGCAGCTGACCGCGGCGCGCTTTCTGTTCGGGCTGGGCGCGGCGGGCGCCTATCCCAACATGTCGGGGGTGCTGTATCGCTGGCTGCCGGCGCGGGAGCGCGCGCGGGGGCAGGGCGTGATCTGGGCGGCGAGCCGGTTCGGCGGGGCGCTGGCACCGTTGGTGCTGGTGCCGATGAACCGGCAGCTGGGCTGGCAGGCGGTGTTCGTGATCCTGGGTGTGGTCGGGATGCTCTGGGCGCTGGTCTGGTGGCGCTGCTACCATGACCGCCCGGCGGACCATCCCGGCATCACCGCGGCGGAAGTCGCCGAGATCGGCAGCGACGCGGGCGGCGGCCATGCCGGCACGCCGTGGAAGAAGCTGCTCAGCCTGCCCCAGCTCTGGCTGATCGCGCTCGCTTATTGCTTCTACGCATTCGGGAGCTGGTTCTTCTTCGGCTGGTTCCCGACCTGGCTGGTCAAGGGCGCGGGGTTCAGCGAGGGCGAGATGGGGCTGTACGGATCGATCCCGTTCCTGCTCGGCATCGTCAGCAACCTGGCCGGGGGCGTGCTGTGCGACCGGCTGGCGCAGCGGATCGGCATCCGCAACGCCTATCGCCTGATCACCAGCGTCTGCCTGGTCGGGACGGCGGCGTTGCTGTTCGCGATGAGCCTGGCGACGGGGAAGGTGGCGATCATCGTGCTGGCGGGTGCCGCCTTCGCAGTGATGGACCTGATGCTGCCCGCCGCCTGGGCGATGTGCATGTCGATCGGGGGCCGCTACGGCGGGACGGCGAGCGGGGTGATGAACACCGCGGGCAATCTGGGCGGGTTCGTGTGCACCGTGGTGATCGGTTATGTCATCGCGGGCACGGGCAACTACAATGTGCCGGTGCAGGGCGTCGCGGTGATGGTGCTGATCGCAGCGGGGCTGTTCGCGCTGATCGACTGCACCAAGGGCTTCGACCACAAGGCGGCGCCGGAGGTGGCGGGCTGA
- a CDS encoding glycoside hydrolase family 140 protein: MTLLLGMLAALTAQAGDGRAIDSSRTPPLTVSANGHYLEAGGKPFFWMGDTGWLLLSRLDRDETERYLATRARQGFNVVQVMILHTPQMASRTGAAALIDGDPARPRVTPGADPQRPGEYDYWDHLDWVIERAQAHGLYLALVPAWGSLVEGKQLNERSAPAYGRFLAERYRGRPNLVWLNGGDTRADTSTIVWESLGSTIKAIDPRHLMTFHPIGRTDSAWQFHEAPWLDFNMVQSGHRSYAQEGPSVRSEDNWRYIAEDWARLPTKPVIDGEPSYENIPHGLHEADAPRWRAADARRYAWWAVMAGAFGHSYGENSVMQMLVPGTYKPRFEADQRWDAALEAPGANQMRHLRALIEARPMLERVPDPTLILDNGVRYDRVLASRGRGYAFAYSYSGRAFTMRLGAIAGRRVVARWYSPRDGSVVVIGSFANRGERRFDPPGAAGPGQDWVLVLDDAAARFAAIGAGGERAQ, encoded by the coding sequence ATGACGCTGCTGCTCGGAATGCTGGCCGCGCTGACTGCTCAGGCGGGCGACGGTCGCGCAATCGACTCGAGCCGCACCCCGCCGCTGACGGTATCGGCGAACGGCCATTATCTGGAGGCGGGCGGCAAGCCCTTCTTCTGGATGGGCGATACCGGCTGGCTGTTGCTCAGCCGATTGGATCGCGACGAGACCGAACGCTATCTCGCGACGCGCGCGCGGCAGGGGTTCAACGTGGTGCAGGTGATGATCCTGCACACCCCGCAAATGGCGAGCCGTACCGGCGCCGCCGCGCTGATCGACGGCGACCCGGCGCGCCCGCGCGTCACCCCCGGCGCCGATCCGCAGCGACCCGGCGAATATGATTATTGGGACCATCTCGACTGGGTGATCGAGCGGGCGCAGGCGCATGGCCTCTATCTCGCGCTGGTCCCCGCCTGGGGATCGCTGGTCGAAGGCAAGCAGCTCAACGAGCGTAGCGCGCCCGCTTATGGCCGTTTCCTGGCCGAGCGGTATCGCGGGCGGCCAAACCTTGTCTGGCTCAACGGCGGCGATACGCGCGCCGACACCAGCACGATCGTCTGGGAAAGCCTGGGGTCGACGATCAAGGCAATCGACCCGCGCCATTTGATGACCTTCCACCCGATCGGGCGCACCGATTCGGCGTGGCAGTTTCACGAGGCGCCCTGGCTCGACTTCAACATGGTGCAATCGGGCCACCGTTCCTATGCGCAGGAAGGGCCGAGCGTGCGCAGCGAGGATAATTGGCGCTATATCGCCGAGGATTGGGCACGGCTGCCGACCAAGCCGGTGATCGACGGCGAGCCTTCGTACGAGAATATCCCCCATGGCCTGCACGAAGCCGACGCACCGCGCTGGCGCGCCGCCGATGCGCGCCGCTATGCCTGGTGGGCGGTGATGGCGGGCGCGTTCGGGCACAGCTATGGCGAGAACAGCGTGATGCAGATGCTCGTGCCGGGGACGTACAAGCCGCGGTTCGAGGCCGACCAGCGCTGGGATGCTGCACTGGAGGCGCCGGGCGCGAACCAGATGCGCCATTTGCGCGCGCTGATCGAAGCGCGACCGATGCTCGAGCGGGTGCCCGATCCGACGCTGATCCTCGACAATGGCGTCCGCTACGATCGCGTGCTGGCAAGCCGCGGGCGCGGCTATGCGTTTGCCTATAGCTATAGCGGGCGCGCGTTCACGATGCGGCTGGGCGCGATTGCGGGACGGCGGGTGGTGGCGCGCTGGTATTCACCGCGCGACGGCAGCGTGGTGGTGATCGGCAGCTTCGCCAATCGCGGCGAAAGGCGCTTCGATCCGCCGGGCGCGGCGGGGCCTGGCCAGGACTGGGTGCTGGTGCTCGACGATGCCGCGGCGCGGTTCGCGGCGATCGGGGCGGGCGGGGAGCGCGCACAATGA
- a CDS encoding sialidase family protein produces the protein MTRILALLGATCMVVPAPPALAQADAEVLREFIYSDAPYPQAHASTIIELASGTLAAAWFGGTRERDPDVEIWFARRGPNGWERPVSVASGAQPGRARLPSWNPVLFQDGTGALQLFYKVGPSPSAWWGMTIRSTDEGRSWSAPRRLPDGIFGPIKNKPVRLANGDWLSPSSTEHPGNVWKLHFERSTDKGATWTATAPVASPLHLDAIQPSILFHKDGQLEAIARTRQGALAMTWSRDNGATWSPLAAIDLPNPNSGTDAVTLRDGRQLIVYNHSAHRADQPGKGPRWPLNIALSDDGVAWRPVLTLESAPLPSGYAYPAVIQTRDGLVHITYTYDRTRIRHVVIDPRRLR, from the coding sequence ATGACCCGCATCCTCGCCCTGCTCGGCGCGACCTGCATGGTGGTCCCCGCCCCGCCCGCGCTCGCGCAGGCCGACGCGGAGGTGCTCCGCGAGTTTATCTATTCCGACGCGCCCTATCCGCAGGCGCATGCCTCGACGATCATCGAGCTTGCATCGGGCACGCTCGCCGCCGCCTGGTTCGGCGGCACGCGCGAGCGCGATCCCGATGTCGAAATCTGGTTCGCCCGGCGCGGCCCGAACGGCTGGGAGCGCCCGGTATCGGTCGCCAGCGGCGCGCAGCCGGGCCGCGCGCGCCTGCCCAGCTGGAACCCCGTCCTCTTCCAGGACGGCACCGGCGCGCTCCAGCTTTTCTACAAGGTCGGCCCCAGCCCATCGGCCTGGTGGGGCATGACGATCCGCTCCACCGACGAGGGCAGGAGCTGGAGCGCACCGCGCCGCCTGCCCGACGGCATATTCGGCCCGATCAAGAACAAGCCGGTGCGCCTCGCCAATGGCGACTGGCTCTCGCCGTCGAGCACCGAGCATCCCGGCAATGTGTGGAAGCTCCATTTCGAGCGCAGCACCGACAAGGGCGCGACCTGGACCGCGACCGCGCCGGTGGCGTCGCCGCTCCATCTCGACGCGATCCAGCCGAGCATCCTGTTCCACAAGGACGGCCAACTCGAAGCGATCGCCCGCACGCGCCAGGGTGCGCTGGCGATGACCTGGTCGCGCGACAATGGCGCCACCTGGTCGCCGCTGGCGGCGATCGACTTGCCCAATCCCAATTCGGGCACCGATGCCGTTACCCTCCGCGACGGGCGCCAGCTGATCGTCTACAACCACAGCGCACACCGCGCCGACCAGCCGGGCAAAGGCCCGCGCTGGCCGCTCAACATCGCGCTGTCGGACGATGGCGTGGCGTGGCGCCCGGTGCTGACGCTCGAATCGGCGCCGCTACCCAGCGGCTATGCCTATCCCGCGGTGATCCAGACGCGCGACGGGCTGGTCCACATCACCTACACCTATGATCGCACCCGCATCCGCCACGTCGTGATCGACCCGCGCCGCTTGCGCTGA